Within the Cololabis saira isolate AMF1-May2022 chromosome 22, fColSai1.1, whole genome shotgun sequence genome, the region TGAAACATTGTAAAATAATCTGGCTTTCAGGGATTCAGGGGGCGTAGTAGTATTTTCTTATTACACATTGATTTAGTTACTAACTAACTTAAATGGACCTTGTGAACTATTCCTCTACTTTGTGATGTTGTCCTACCAGGCTGAGCCCCCGAAAAAGCCGTCTAACTGGCGCAAGAAACATGAGGACTTCATCGCCACCATTCGGGCCGCCAAGAACATCACTCAGGTCATGAAGGACGGGGGACCCTTacccccaccacctcctcctACTTATGACCCAGGTAGAAACCAGTTGTAGTGTAAGTTCAAGCAAGGAACGGACACATAACAGAAAGAAAACTGTCTGAAAGTGGAAAGCAGTAACAGTGAAAATTTGGTGAAATTGGTCACTCACTTAttgtgttttaactttttagaagaaaaaaaaaataaaatcatatgaTCAGACAGCTATAACTATCGATTTGCAAGATTTATGTTACAAGTTTACTAAAGGTCATGGGGTAATGTCCCTCGTGTTTCGTAGATTACGTCCAGTGCCCTTACTGTGATCGGAGGTTCAATCAGGGTGCAGCTGACCGACACATCAAGTTCTGCCAGGAGCAGGCTGCTCGCATGCCTAACAAAGGCAAATTAGGAGACACCAAGAAGTCCCCTGGTCGCACACAGGTACAGACATGCACACCAACGATAGCATGCAGACTATCAGTGTTTTTGTTGCAAAGTAAGCAGGGATATTCAAAGACCTGGTTTActaatgttttaattgtgaaTGACTATCCTGCCACACTTGCTCAAATACTGACGCTTTTAATTAccactttttaatggttttatctATACCTGGAGGAGCAGGagcatgaaattgtaaactcaTGAAATCTAGGGATTGAGAGAATATGGCAGGaggtaaagtttaaaaaaagcctTCCAATTGTTAATACTGGGGAATTTAGAGGAtacatttttctctctctctcatacatatatatatatatgtgtatatatatatatatatatatatatatatatatatatatatatatacacacacacaaacctatGATATTTATATACCTAtgattagggctgcacgattaatcgttaaaaaaatcgcgatctcgattcatgcttgaacgcaatctcatttccaaatgacaacgatttaaaaaaaaaaaaaaaaaaaaaaaaaaaaaaatttaaagatggctgcataaaaaaaggactaggcctatgttctaggttgtcgtagtcctgtcatggtcaactatcatgttgtcatgtttgttatattttgttaatgattgtggattacatttggagaaacatctacctttctcatcacctgacacatattgcacataaatattgtttaaattgttattgttaaaattatttaaagacaagagagatgtttattgtttttatgttcaatgtcagctgttacagcaaaaagcagccagaggaataatttgttgcctcagaactacaggatctgttacaagtcccctttctgaaagggtgttcaactcagggaggaacaaatattgttaaattgttattattgtttattgttattatatttttgttcagctgttgtaaagttaaagtaataagtgcaataaattttatattggaaaaaaattgtgagagaatcgtgatctcaattctaagcaaaaaaatcgtgattctcattttgtccagaatcgtgcagccctgcCTATGATATTTTCCTAAACTGAACCAAAGTGAGGCAAAAAATGGGAAAACTAAGTCTGCAGACTTTAAGACAGTATTGACCTGTGATTGTCTACATACCTAGATTACCTATATATCCACAATGATCTGCTTCCTGCATGGATTTGGATGCCTGACCTCtctttttgacattttcttcAGAAATTATTATAGTAATCCTAATAACAGTAACACTAGTATAGTATTTAGTACTGTTTGAAGCTTTTGCCGGGACTTCCCTGGTGCTGGGGCCATTTCAAAGAACTAGGTCAGATACACATCTCTTCTGATGTTGAACAACTGTTTTCCCCTTGAAAATAATGTCTTAGATATTTCCAGCTTCTCCAAACGCTGCCCAGTATTTACGAACGCTGCTACAAACAGGACTTATACTTTATATCCTGGAGCCATAAATGTCAGTGGATAATACTAAAAAACCCAGCAATATTTACTGATGACAGTCCAAACactgtttttaaattcagttGAAGACATCTGCTGTGGGCGCCGCTATCTTTAGTACATCAGAGAGCGTTCAGAGACACTTTGGTTCCAAATGGTGGACAGTTGGCTATTTATGAACACTGCTACAAAGAGAATTTATCCCTGCTATTTGAGAAGGATCCAAAAACACAAGTGGGTGATACTGAAACCCCCAACAATGTCTATTATTGAAGGTGCAAACACCATTTTTAAAGTCACTTTTATTGATCCCACTTCTGCAACCTTTCAAACGTACTGACTGTCGTCTGCTGATTTTAAGTCATTACTTTAACTGCTGCTTCATTTTGTAAATGTGTCATTGTTTTTGTATATTGTTAATATAGTGGTCTTTTGGCTCTTTTCACCATCAAAATagttttgtgtctgtgtttttgaCTGCAAGGCAAGGTAAATGCCTCCTACATTGGCCTCTGCTGATTGACTTTGGTGTCAATTATCTGTTAATTCCTCTACTAACTCGACAGAAATATACCTTGACAATTATGGCCACATTACTTTGTTTTGTGGCAATAATCCCACCCCTCACCCCTTGACTTACCTGGTTCTTGCATCTGAAAGAGCAAAGTTTTGGTGACAGTGTAGCAGGAGTTTTCCTGGTTCTGAACTGGTCCTTTTCTCACTCTTTTTCAGCAatttaaaagtaaacaaaaaaaaaacccaacaacacaagtgttgttttttttttttttttgtgaagcgCTTGCTTCAAATTAATTTGGTGGACAAGGCCGGATGGTGAACAAAAAAGACTAAACTGAGAGGATGGCACTGCAGAGCAGGGCTGGCACTGATTGGTGatagaccttttttttctcagaatatgTGAAGAAGCAATAAACCTGTTAGTGTTACTAATGCTTCCTGAGAGTAATGACATTATCAATGTATATTATCATTTTTTAATCCATAATTATTTACATGACCAGAGTAATATACCACAACTCCAGCAGTAAGAGGAACCCACATAATGTAAGTGATTTAGCATGGGAAGTCAGTCCACCTATAACTTGAGTTTGTCTTTGTGCGCAGCTAACGTGACGTTATTGAATGATGGTATTTAAGCAGTCAACTTTCACCAGAGCCAGAGAAAGTCCCAAAGTCACATGACAAGACAGAGGCAGCTGCTGTCAGTGTCCGGACAGCTCATGCTGCGGTCGGTCTCGTCAGGCTGCTCGGGCGGGGAACCGCTACTCTGACACACAAGCCCTGACGTGCTAAAGGCTTCACCCACATGcacaattcagttcagttcaatgaGCTCCTGCACCAAGCTGGTACCAGATCGATGCCCTTGTAGAATCTTATCTCTAAACCTTTGAAGCTAATCCTCAAATCTGTTACTTTCTGGGGTTATATCTGCTAAAGGGGATTTAATTTATCCACTTTCACTTTTATGCCAGCTTATTTTCTTTATGTGGGGACCAAACGCTGAATACTTTTATGCTAAGCTGGCAGATATCAAAAGTTAAGTTCAAGATTCACTGTGTATTCttggaaaatattttttaaacagtttttttaattggCCAAATTcagaatgacatttttgtagtTCATCTATTATGTCATGAGTAGTTCTTTACAACCACAAGCAGCCAAAGGCATGTTTGAATGAACCACATGACACAATACTTAAAGggcttcattttattttaaatgtggcCAAGAGGGGGTGCTATTTGTACAGTTTActtgttggtttgttttaaCACAAGTTGATCTAATAGTCGTTCATTTGAATAGATATTGTTTTCTGCTcaagtgatttttcttttttaaaccatgTGTCATTGGATCAGATGTTATTGCAGCTATTTAGAGGTTTTCCTCTTACAATTATTTCATCAAAATAGGCGTTGCAGACTCTGACCttttaagccgggcatacactgtgcaattatcgtctcgttttgagccgattttccaatcgtgcaactattttttggatcgggcccgatttcgacccaatcgttgatCGTGCcttgtgcagtatacgtggggtaacgacgagagattaacacctcacgacgagctcccgatcacgaatcgtgtgctcgcaagaaaatcaaacgtgtttgaaatcctggtcgtgcTACGACCCTGCTACaacctcatcctttcgcagagagcatgcacattctctgatgtcacgtcaaaaactattatttgtagtttaaagtgttgcaaattcacattacaaatcatgttttaatagcagaaaaaaagaccgcatttcccacgtctgcccagccaattccttgtccaatcacagcgttgtttaatcttttttcatttatcgccacacagaacggcacaaattgctaaaggctgatttatggatccgcgttacaccaacgcagcatacggtgcgcgtcgccgcgtaccctacgccgtaggctctgcgttggtgtaacgcggatccataaatcagcctttagtgtgcgctctgtgcgctgttctgaacttctctgtgctcattttgctgggactccgggtccctccgctgagacacaacttttgcggtatgcgttcattgttgtgtctaaaaatgatgcgcagtacccacccaatcagaaacggtacagatattttgtgatttttttttttttttttatatatatatataaaaaaaatttaattataaaaaaatagaggatgcccataacctttgattgggtgggcaggacgcacgtttgggtggacacagctcaCCCCGGCCCCAAacccggcctcgagttccagtacacagaggtccaaCGGGaagattatgatcgtatagtgtgagcatccgagcatcgggtcgtacagtgtgagaccataaatcgtgggctgtgaacttttgaactccgcgatctagtcgtgcagtgtgagatcaaacgatttaaaatatcgcacagtgtatgcccagctttagttTGAGTGTattcaaataaaaatggaagGAAGAGTGTCATAATTATGTTTCTTTATCATGTAGTTCTTTCAAGAGGCTAAAAAGGGCCACTGGTCAGGACTCAAACCTGGACATCCTGCATGACGACTGAAGCTTCTGTAAATGGGGCACCTGCTTATTCTGTTCCGCTACACTGTGCCCCAAAGAGAGAAGTTTTCAATGAAATCTGGACAGCCAGAGAAGATATCAGTGGTATAGTACTCTGGGGTCCTTTCTATGATATAAACAACTATTCGCTATGGGGGGAAAACCCTTCATGTTGAATAGGAAGGCCTCATTAGATGTCAGTCAAACCAGTTCTGCTCTTTGGGAAAGACATGCAACAGTAAAGAGAAATAATGGAGCAGCTCCTGAAGCATACAACACATCATCAGTAAAACATCGGAGGCAGCGCGACGGCACATGCATGCTTGGCTTCCGATATCACATTTCTCACTAGTGTTAACTGATAGTGGCGCCATTTACAaagccagtttttttttgtagtgCATTTATTCCACCTCACTGCTCTGTGTGAAATGCATGAAGGCGCAGCAGCGGAACTTTTCATTCCTTCTCTGTGCAGGTTTCAGAGGTAGTAACAGCCACAAAACAAGGGGGGAGATGACTTCTGTGTGATGCATGGTTTTGCAGTTTCCTTGACCTTGATTACTGGGtttctcagcagtctgacctgCTGATGTGAATGCAAATGTAAAAGTTCAAATTGGGTTTTACTGGATATACTAACTGCATATAAAGGCTGCAAACCTGTGACATCCATGTCAGAGGTGTGGAATCATGACATCATATTTTTGCTGCTCTTGCTCTCTGTTTTCAGTACAAGCCTCTTGTTAAGAAGGCCAGTTCTTCTCCTGCGTCAGCAATCCCGCCGGCCACTTCTCGTTTACCACAAAGATCAGCCTTCGGACCGCCCAGTGGTAAGACCTCTGTGTTGATCAGCTTTCACACGTTCACGTGTTCACTCTAACAGTTGTTTGCAACCGCAGTAGGTTTCCAAGTTGTGCTTAAGTTTTTTAGATATGGACAGggatttatttaacatttctctTGTTCTGGTTTCTCTTACTAGGAATTCCTTCGAGTAAGGCATCTTCAGCAGGTTCAGTCAGGAGTAATCCATCCGGCCTCACGAGCCCGCCATCAGGGTGAATGCACTCACAGATGTGTTTACGCTGCTGCTGAACGAGCCCAGACTTGTCAGCATCGCTTTGATACTGATGATTATCATTATTGCCATTTACAGTTTTGATACACTTGTAGTCATGTCTAATGAAATATTTCTCACTTTAGTCATTCCTTTTGCATGTACTTGGAGATTAAATGATTTTTGTTGTGTCTTCAGTCAAAATCAGAAATGTTTGAACTGATATAAAGTCAGACTGGTAATAGATAAATTACAGTcataaagattattattattattcatttttcactttcattttttGACAGCCCCTCAAAAGATATTACGCCTGCATTTCTCCAGACAGGACCATTTAATCACAATGACTCAGCAGTGAAAGATGAATTTCAACTTTACGACTTTACTTTGTTCCAAGaaagatttcttttctttttcttttttctttttttttataatttcatCTCAGTTATTTTATCTCAGAGTAATACTAACCTTAAAATATGTTGATTTAAGCGAATGGCTGAAGTTGTACTCTGATGACCTTATAACCATAACAAAACAGTATAAATGTAGCTGCTACAGGCCAGTAAAGTGCATGTTTCAAATTTGAGATCTGATCTGTTTACAAACCACACAATCAAGAGTACCGTAGTTTTCCTTTGACCCATCTTTgactctgctctctccttttttcctctgctCTCTCTGTCAGCGTGGGAAATAAGGCTCGAGCTGCTCCCTCTGGCTATAGCTCTGCGAGGAACTTACAGTCTGGAGTAGGACCCAACAGGAAGAAACCTGACTCCTACATATCGAGGTAAATATGCTTGCAAAGACATTTCCACAGTCTTGCATCTGTactctgccctctagtggtttTATAGAGTATTGCATAAAGCTCTTTTACGATACgagtttttatttgtcatttcctCTGGCAACATTTACTTAATGTTGGACTTGCAAATTTATAATTTCAATGTAATCAGATCTGATTTTCATTTCCATCTCAGACTTCCTTTATAGTAGTGTCACAAGTTAAGACTTTCTTTTGTTCTTATCGAATATTATATGTGTGCATAGGTAGGATTATATCTAGTTTATCAGCGCTTAGGTGATAACGATAgcctgtagaggaagaagaaatacCTCTTAATCAAATTAACGCCCTATGCATATTACACGCGTGTAAATGTAGGATCGTGTGTAATTATATCCAAATATACTTCTTAACTTacttctttttcatctttgtcAAATTCTCAGGACTGACACCGATGGTGGAAATGAAGTCGGCAATGGTGGAATGAAGAGTAAATTCTGTCACGCCTGTGGGACCAAGTACCCTGTTGAATCTGCAAAATTCTGCTGCGAGTGTGGAGTTAGGAGGATGTGTATCTGATGGAGGTCAAAACACGGATAAAACAAAGGATAATAGGGACACACCGGCACTCAAGTTAGCAACAGAGAGTTGCACCAAAGCTAataattttaaagaaaaaaagcctaATTTTCGCCTGTACTTTCACCCACAGGTCTAATTTCCTGACCATTAAGTCAAGTAATCAGCACAGAAGGGTTTGATGCCATGTGTACACAAACGTAACAACTATAGC harbors:
- the zc2hc1a gene encoding zinc finger C2HC domain-containing protein 1A isoform X2: MMEEFEDGDAPPSVDRCQCNTCQRWFLPKTLEKHAKICQKSAVKRRRVFDSSRQRAEGTDISTLKPIKPKAEPPKKPSNWRKKHEDFIATIRAAKNITQVMKDGGPLPPPPPPTYDPDYVQCPYCDRRFNQGAADRHIKFCQEQAARMPNKGKLGDTKKSPGRTQYKPLVKKASSSPASAIPPATSRLPQRSAFGPPSGIPSSKASSAGSVRSNPSGLTSPPSGVGNKARAAPSGYSSARNLQSGVGPNRKKPDSYISRTDTDGGNEVGNGGMKSKFCHACGTKYPVESAKFCCECGVRRMCI
- the zc2hc1a gene encoding zinc finger C2HC domain-containing protein 1A isoform X1, coding for MMEEFEDGDAPPSVDRCQCNTCQRWFLPKTLEKHAKICQKSAVKRRRVFDSSRQRAEGTDISTLKPIKPKSQSSAGCGKAEPPKKPSNWRKKHEDFIATIRAAKNITQVMKDGGPLPPPPPPTYDPDYVQCPYCDRRFNQGAADRHIKFCQEQAARMPNKGKLGDTKKSPGRTQYKPLVKKASSSPASAIPPATSRLPQRSAFGPPSGIPSSKASSAGSVRSNPSGLTSPPSGVGNKARAAPSGYSSARNLQSGVGPNRKKPDSYISRTDTDGGNEVGNGGMKSKFCHACGTKYPVESAKFCCECGVRRMCI